One genomic segment of Novisyntrophococcus fermenticellae includes these proteins:
- a CDS encoding DNA topoisomerase III, whose protein sequence is MKTLVIAEKPSVGRDIARVLNCRQNGNGCIEGSQYVVTWALGHLVTLLDPEDYDKKYKEWKLEVLPLMPAKLKIKVIPQTGKQYHAIQMLLDRKDISQVVIATDAGREGELVARWILDKAHNQKPCKRLWISSVTDKAIKEGFAHLKDSREYDTLYHAAVSRAESDWLVGINCTRALTCKYNAQLSCGRVQTPTLAMIDKREHEIRAFEPKPYYTISTLAGGVSYLWKDGKTGETRIFSKERSQEIQSRITHKEFKLTKVEKKDKKTYAPLLYDLTELQRDANKRFGYSAKQTLNIMQRLYEFHKVLTYPRTDSRYLTADIVPTLRERLEAIAVGPYKTFAAKAKQMKLSGKLPFVNDSKVSDHHAIIPTEQFVQLNAMSVEERRIYDLVVRRFISVLYPPCIYEETTLTGLSGGETFTAKGKRIVENGWREIYESGQNPDEEDEAHEDMKEQTLPLLQQGQIFFDSKVTIREGKTKPPARFTEATLLSAMENPIRYMESSDIRMAKTLGETGGLGTVATRADIIEKLFNSFLLEKKGNEILLTGKAKQLLKLVPADLKKPELTASWEMKLSDIAKGKLAHQDFMSEIRTYTGDLIHEIKSEEGTFRHDNLTNKKCPQCGKRLLSVNGKNAKLLVCQDRACGYRETISRTTNARCPVCHKRMEMYGKGEEATFICSCGHKERLDKFEERRRKEGGGVTKKDVAKYMANQKKEAAKPLNNAFADALKGMKLN, encoded by the coding sequence ATGAAAACATTAGTCATTGCAGAGAAGCCTTCTGTAGGCAGAGATATCGCCCGGGTTCTTAATTGCCGTCAGAATGGAAACGGATGTATAGAAGGCAGCCAGTATGTGGTTACCTGGGCGCTCGGCCACCTGGTTACCTTGTTGGATCCTGAAGACTATGATAAAAAATATAAGGAATGGAAATTGGAAGTTCTTCCCCTGATGCCTGCGAAGCTGAAAATCAAGGTTATCCCACAAACTGGTAAGCAGTACCATGCAATACAGATGCTGCTTGACAGAAAGGATATCAGCCAGGTTGTTATCGCAACGGATGCCGGCAGGGAAGGTGAACTGGTTGCCCGATGGATTCTTGATAAAGCGCATAATCAAAAACCTTGCAAGCGCCTCTGGATTTCTTCTGTTACGGATAAAGCAATAAAAGAAGGGTTTGCTCATCTTAAGGATTCCAGAGAATATGATACGCTTTATCATGCTGCCGTTTCACGTGCGGAATCCGACTGGCTAGTGGGAATTAACTGTACGCGTGCTCTGACCTGCAAATATAATGCGCAGTTGTCCTGCGGACGGGTTCAGACACCTACGCTTGCCATGATTGATAAAAGGGAGCATGAAATCCGTGCTTTTGAGCCAAAACCTTACTATACAATTTCCACTTTGGCCGGAGGTGTTTCTTATCTGTGGAAAGATGGAAAGACCGGGGAAACCAGGATTTTTTCCAAAGAACGCAGTCAGGAAATACAAAGCAGGATTACACATAAGGAATTTAAACTTACAAAGGTAGAAAAAAAGGATAAAAAGACTTATGCCCCACTACTCTATGACTTGACAGAACTACAGCGGGATGCCAATAAACGCTTTGGTTACTCAGCCAAACAGACCTTGAATATCATGCAGCGTCTCTATGAGTTTCATAAAGTTCTCACCTATCCCCGTACGGATTCCCGATATCTGACTGCAGATATCGTCCCTACCCTAAGAGAACGTCTGGAAGCCATAGCTGTGGGTCCGTATAAGACTTTTGCTGCTAAGGCAAAACAGATGAAATTATCGGGAAAATTGCCATTTGTAAACGACAGTAAGGTATCGGATCACCATGCAATCATTCCAACGGAACAATTCGTACAACTGAATGCTATGTCTGTGGAAGAACGAAGAATTTACGATCTGGTTGTCCGTAGATTCATCAGTGTACTCTACCCTCCATGTATCTACGAAGAAACTACTCTGACAGGACTTTCAGGCGGAGAAACCTTTACAGCAAAGGGGAAAAGAATTGTAGAAAATGGATGGCGGGAGATATACGAGTCCGGGCAGAATCCTGATGAGGAGGATGAAGCTCATGAGGATATGAAAGAGCAGACTCTCCCTCTTCTGCAGCAGGGTCAGATTTTTTTTGATTCAAAGGTCACAATTCGGGAGGGAAAAACCAAACCGCCTGCACGTTTTACGGAAGCAACGCTTCTTTCCGCCATGGAAAATCCCATCCGCTATATGGAGTCTTCGGATATCCGGATGGCAAAAACCCTGGGGGAAACAGGAGGGCTTGGAACCGTGGCTACCAGAGCAGATATTATAGAAAAACTTTTTAACAGTTTTTTGCTCGAAAAGAAAGGCAATGAAATCCTGCTGACTGGCAAGGCAAAGCAATTGCTGAAGCTGGTGCCGGCAGATTTAAAAAAACCGGAGCTTACGGCAAGCTGGGAAATGAAGCTTTCTGATATAGCAAAAGGGAAGCTTGCGCATCAGGATTTTATGTCCGAAATCCGTACCTATACCGGGGATCTTATCCATGAGATAAAGTCGGAGGAGGGAACCTTCCGTCATGACAATCTGACCAACAAAAAATGTCCCCAATGTGGAAAGCGTCTGTTATCTGTTAATGGTAAAAACGCAAAACTACTGGTTTGTCAGGACCGTGCGTGTGGCTACCGTGAAACCATATCGCGCACCACAAATGCCCGCTGTCCTGTCTGCCATAAGCGTATGGAGATGTATGGAAAAGGAGAAGAAGCCACTTTTATCTGCTCCTGTGGTCATAAAGAACGTTTGGACAAGTTTGAGGAACGCCGCAGGAAAGAAGGTGGCGGAGTAACAAAGAAGGATGTGGCAAAATATATGGCAAATCAAAAGAAAGAAGCCGCCAAACCGCTCAACAACGCGTTTGCTGATGCGTTGAAAGGCATGAAGCTAAATTAA
- a CDS encoding glutathionylspermidine synthase family protein yields MKAIQEEYQSYISEHFEENRASALAVRDYLEHSSVAYHGRCVHTLHVPKVFTKDTVQIYENIVRITYRIFTKVIQEYLNNPEYRKLFPFSRELEELILVPNLYDSVLPIARFDIFFNEETHSFKFCEINTDGTSAMNEDFVLNQALELNIAHKHMKEKYAFRQFELFDTWVETFLSLYDTYEKKKLGKPYIAIVDFLEHCSITEFEEFQRRFQKYGCECEICEITEMKYKNHVLYSPSGHPVDAIYRRAVTTDVMEHYDEVQDFIKAVKNQDVCTIGSFCTQIIHNKWLFKILREEPTLHLLTKEEQLFVNEHIPSTNLMDDRYCTLEQITSEKDRWIIKPLDSYASRGVFAGIDYNPDDWADIVTRHFNKGYIYQEYCPPYQTENIYFPDQEAAFKSYTNMSGLYVYNGAFKGIYSRLSDGGIISSQYNEKAVATLERV; encoded by the coding sequence GACTACCTGGAGCACTCTTCCGTTGCATATCACGGGCGTTGTGTTCACACACTGCATGTTCCTAAAGTTTTTACAAAAGATACCGTTCAAATCTATGAGAATATTGTCAGGATTACCTATCGCATATTTACAAAGGTCATCCAGGAGTATCTGAATAATCCGGAATACAGAAAGCTGTTTCCGTTTTCCAGAGAATTAGAGGAATTGATTCTGGTTCCCAATTTGTATGACAGTGTTCTGCCTATTGCGAGATTTGACATTTTCTTTAATGAAGAAACTCACTCTTTCAAATTTTGTGAAATTAACACCGATGGAACCAGTGCCATGAACGAAGATTTCGTATTGAATCAGGCCCTGGAGTTAAATATTGCTCACAAGCATATGAAAGAAAAATACGCATTCAGACAGTTCGAATTATTCGACACATGGGTGGAAACTTTTTTATCCCTGTATGATACTTACGAAAAGAAAAAACTCGGAAAGCCTTATATCGCGATTGTGGATTTTCTCGAACATTGTTCCATCACAGAATTCGAAGAATTTCAAAGACGTTTTCAAAAATATGGATGTGAATGTGAAATTTGTGAAATTACAGAGATGAAGTATAAGAATCATGTACTTTATTCCCCTTCAGGCCATCCTGTGGATGCCATTTACCGCCGGGCTGTAACCACAGATGTTATGGAACATTATGATGAGGTACAGGACTTCATAAAGGCCGTTAAAAACCAGGATGTATGCACCATCGGCTCCTTCTGTACGCAAATCATCCATAATAAATGGTTGTTTAAGATATTACGTGAAGAACCTACACTGCATCTTTTGACAAAGGAGGAGCAGCTGTTTGTCAATGAACACATTCCTTCTACCAATCTCATGGATGACAGGTACTGTACTTTGGAACAGATTACCTCTGAAAAAGACAGATGGATTATCAAACCACTGGACTCTTATGCCTCCAGGGGTGTCTTTGCCGGCATTGATTATAACCCCGATGACTGGGCAGATATTGTAACACGCCATTTTAACAAAGGGTATATTTATCAGGAATATTGTCCTCCCTATCAGACGGAAAATATTTATTTTCCGGACCAGGAGGCGGCGTTTAAATCCTATACCAATATGTCAGGACTTTATGTATATAATGGGGCATTTAAGGGAATCTATTCCCGTCTGTCAGATGGGGGCATCATTTCCTCCCAATATAATGAAAAAGCAGTTGCGACTTTAGAACGTGTTTAA